From one Streptomyces sp. N50 genomic stretch:
- the prfB gene encoding peptide chain release factor 2 has product MAVVDVSEELKSLSSTMESIEAVLDLDTLRADVVVLEEQAAAPSLWDDPEAAQKVTSKLSHLQAEIRKTEALRGRIDDLSVLFEMAEEEDDPDTRAEAENELAAVKKALDEMEVRTLLSGEYDSREAVVTIRAEAGGVDASDFAEKLQRMYLRWAERHGYKTELYETSYAEEAGIKSTTFAVHVPYAYGTLSVEQGTHRLVRISPFDNQGRRQTSFAGVEILPVVEQTDHIEIDESELRVDVYRSSGPGGQGVNTTDSAVRLTHLPTGIVVSCQNERSQIQNKASAMNVLQAKLLERRRQEEQARMDALKGDGGNSWGNQMRSYVLHPYQMVKDLRTEYEVGNPEAVFNGEIDGFLEAGIRWRKQQEK; this is encoded by the coding sequence GTGGCAGTCGTCGATGTATCCGAAGAGCTCAAGTCCCTCTCCTCGACCATGGAGTCGATCGAGGCCGTCCTGGACCTGGACACCCTGAGGGCAGATGTCGTCGTCCTTGAGGAGCAGGCCGCGGCGCCCTCCCTGTGGGACGACCCGGAGGCGGCGCAGAAGGTCACCAGCAAGCTGAGCCACCTCCAAGCCGAGATCCGCAAGACCGAGGCCCTGCGCGGCCGGATCGACGACCTCTCGGTCCTCTTCGAGATGGCCGAGGAGGAGGACGACCCGGACACCCGCGCCGAGGCGGAGAACGAACTGGCCGCCGTCAAGAAGGCGCTGGACGAGATGGAGGTCCGCACCCTCCTCTCCGGCGAGTACGACTCCCGCGAGGCCGTCGTCACCATCCGCGCCGAGGCCGGCGGCGTCGACGCCTCGGACTTCGCCGAGAAGCTCCAGCGCATGTACCTGCGCTGGGCCGAGCGGCACGGCTACAAGACGGAGCTCTACGAGACGTCGTACGCCGAAGAGGCCGGCATCAAGTCGACCACCTTCGCCGTGCACGTGCCGTACGCCTACGGCACGCTCTCCGTCGAGCAGGGCACCCACCGGCTGGTGCGGATCTCACCCTTCGACAACCAGGGGCGCCGCCAGACCTCCTTCGCCGGTGTCGAGATCCTCCCGGTCGTCGAGCAGACCGACCACATCGAGATCGACGAGTCCGAACTGCGCGTCGACGTCTATCGGTCCTCCGGTCCCGGCGGCCAGGGCGTCAACACCACCGACTCCGCGGTGCGCCTGACCCACCTCCCCACCGGCATCGTCGTCTCCTGCCAGAACGAGCGCTCCCAGATCCAGAACAAGGCCAGCGCGATGAACGTGCTCCAGGCCAAGCTGCTGGAGCGCCGCCGCCAGGAGGAGCAGGCCCGCATGGACGCCCTCAAGGGCGACGGCGGCAACTCCTGGGGCAACCAGATGCGTTCGTACGTCCTGCACCCGTACCAGATGGTCAAGGACCTCCGCACGGAGTACGAAGTCGGCAACCCCGAGGCCGTGTTCAACGGCGAGATCGACGGCTTCCTGGAGGCCGGAATTCGCTGGCGCAAGCAGCAGGAGAAGTAA
- the smpB gene encoding SsrA-binding protein SmpB — MYVPKESQPKQGGGATGGKARDGEKGGKRKIVAQNKKARHDYAIIDTYEAGLVLSGTEVKSLREGRTSLTDGFVQIDGGEAWLHNAHIPEYHQGTWTNHSVRRKRKLLLHREEIDKLEAKTQETGHTIVPLALYFSNGRAKAEIALARGKKEYDKRQTLREKQDRRESDRAIAAAKRKQRGE, encoded by the coding sequence ATGTACGTACCCAAGGAGTCCCAGCCCAAGCAGGGCGGTGGCGCCACCGGCGGCAAGGCCAGGGACGGCGAGAAGGGCGGCAAGCGCAAGATCGTCGCCCAGAACAAGAAGGCCCGGCACGACTACGCGATCATCGACACCTACGAGGCCGGGCTCGTCCTCTCCGGCACCGAGGTCAAGTCGCTGCGCGAGGGCCGCACCTCGCTGACCGACGGCTTCGTCCAGATCGACGGGGGCGAGGCGTGGCTGCACAACGCCCACATCCCCGAGTACCACCAGGGCACCTGGACCAACCACTCGGTGCGCCGCAAGCGCAAGCTGCTGCTGCACCGCGAGGAGATCGACAAGCTGGAGGCCAAGACCCAGGAGACGGGTCACACGATCGTGCCCCTCGCCCTGTACTTCAGCAACGGCCGGGCGAAGGCCGAGATCGCCCTCGCCCGAGGCAAGAAGGAGTACGACAAGCGGCAGACCCTGCGCGAGAAGCAGGACCGCCGGGAGTCGGACCGCGCGATCGCGGCGGCGAAGCGGAAGCAGCGCGGCGAGTAG
- a CDS encoding serine/threonine-protein kinase translates to MRPVGSKYLLEEPLGRGATGTVWRARQRETAGAEAAVQGQPGETVAIKVLKEELANDPDIVMRFLRERSVLLRLTHPNIVRVRDLVVEGDLLALVMDLVEGPDLHHYLRENGPFSPVGAALLTAQIADALAASHADGVVHRDLKPANVLLKQGGGQMYPLLTDFGIARLADSPGLTRTQEFVGTPAYIAPESAEGRPQTSAVDIYGAGILLYELVTGHPPFSGGSALEVLHQHLSAEPRRPSTVPDPLWTVIERCLRKNPDERPSAENLARALRVVAEGVGVHANSAQIAAAESVGRLLAPDPAPAAVPTVPGAADPTQVLSHSAGAYDPNAATSVLPHTSGPVGAADPTTVMPNRGAADPTTVMPQNQAGQYGQQNQQNQSGGGPEQPHPWQNQLRAARDRNEQTQYQPYLDPGEDPLRRRPQRQVSHPQQQPRQAAQQRPQQRPSQRQQPQQQGGGYGHPQQHQPQQYAPPSRQQPQRPPEPAREPRQPRQRSANPMKIPGLGCLKGCLFTIVLLFVAGWLVWELTPLQDWIGTGRSYWHEISHVAGQVSGWVKDLSSATGN, encoded by the coding sequence GTGCGGCCGGTAGGCAGCAAGTACCTCCTGGAGGAGCCACTCGGACGCGGCGCCACGGGCACCGTCTGGCGGGCCCGCCAGCGTGAGACCGCGGGCGCCGAGGCAGCCGTCCAGGGCCAGCCCGGCGAGACCGTCGCGATCAAGGTCCTCAAAGAAGAGCTCGCGAACGATCCCGACATCGTGATGCGGTTCCTGCGCGAGCGGTCGGTGCTGCTGCGCCTGACCCACCCGAACATCGTCAGAGTCCGCGACCTCGTCGTGGAAGGCGATCTCCTGGCGCTCGTCATGGACCTCGTCGAGGGCCCCGACCTGCACCACTACCTCCGGGAGAACGGCCCGTTCAGCCCCGTCGGCGCAGCCCTGCTCACCGCGCAGATCGCCGACGCGCTGGCCGCCAGCCACGCCGACGGCGTCGTCCACCGCGACCTGAAGCCGGCGAACGTCCTGCTCAAGCAGGGCGGCGGCCAGATGTACCCGCTGCTCACCGACTTCGGCATCGCCCGCCTCGCCGACTCCCCGGGCCTGACCCGCACGCAGGAGTTCGTCGGCACGCCCGCGTACATCGCGCCGGAGTCCGCCGAGGGCCGCCCGCAGACCTCCGCCGTGGACATCTACGGCGCCGGCATCCTGCTGTACGAGCTGGTCACCGGCCACCCGCCGTTCTCCGGCGGCTCCGCCCTCGAAGTCCTCCACCAGCACCTCAGCGCCGAACCGCGCCGCCCCTCGACGGTCCCCGACCCGCTGTGGACGGTCATCGAGCGCTGCCTGCGCAAGAACCCGGACGAGCGGCCCAGCGCCGAGAACCTCGCCCGCGCCCTGCGCGTCGTCGCCGAGGGCGTCGGCGTGCACGCGAACTCCGCGCAGATCGCCGCCGCCGAGAGCGTCGGCAGGCTGCTGGCCCCCGACCCGGCCCCCGCCGCCGTACCGACCGTGCCCGGCGCCGCCGACCCGACGCAGGTCCTGTCGCACAGCGCGGGCGCCTACGACCCGAACGCGGCGACCAGCGTCCTCCCGCACACCAGCGGCCCGGTGGGCGCCGCCGACCCGACCACGGTGATGCCGAACCGCGGCGCGGCCGACCCGACCACGGTCATGCCGCAGAACCAGGCCGGGCAGTACGGCCAGCAGAACCAGCAGAACCAGTCCGGCGGCGGCCCCGAGCAGCCGCACCCCTGGCAGAACCAGCTGCGCGCCGCCCGCGACCGCAACGAACAGACGCAGTACCAGCCCTACCTCGACCCGGGCGAGGACCCGCTGCGCCGCCGCCCCCAGCGCCAGGTCTCCCACCCGCAGCAGCAGCCCCGCCAGGCCGCCCAGCAGCGCCCGCAGCAGCGGCCCTCGCAGCGTCAGCAACCGCAGCAGCAGGGCGGCGGCTACGGCCATCCCCAGCAGCACCAGCCGCAGCAGTACGCCCCGCCGAGCCGCCAGCAGCCCCAGCGGCCGCCGGAGCCCGCGCGCGAGCCCCGCCAGCCGCGGCAGCGCAGCGCCAACCCGATGAAGATCCCCGGGCTCGGCTGCCTCAAGGGCTGCCTGTTCACGATCGTCCTGCTGTTCGTCGCGGGCTGGCTGGTCTGGGAGCTGACCCCGCTCCAGGACTGGATCGGCACGGGCCGGAGCTACTGGCACGAGATCAGCCACGTCGCCGGACAGGTGAGCGGCTGGGTCAAGGACCTGAGTTCCGCGACCGGCAACTGA
- the ftsX gene encoding permease-like cell division protein FtsX, which yields MRAQFVLSEIGVGLRRNLTMTFAVVVSVALSLALFGGSLLMSDQVTTMKGYWYDKVNVSIFLCNKSDAESDPNCAKGAVTDDQKKSIVSDLDKMSVVQKVVFESQDEAYKHYKEQFGDSPLASSLTPDQMQESYRIKLKDPEKYQVIATAFDGRDGVQSVQDQKGILDNLFGLLNGMNWAARAVMALMLVVALMLIVNTVRVSAFSRRRETGIMRLVGASGFYIQAPFIMEAAVAGLIGGTVACGFLVVARYFIIDHGLDLSHKLNLINFIGWDAVLTKLPLILATSLLMPALAAFFALRKYLKV from the coding sequence ATGCGCGCCCAGTTCGTACTCTCCGAGATCGGTGTCGGTCTCCGCCGCAACCTGACGATGACCTTCGCGGTCGTCGTCTCCGTAGCCCTGTCCCTGGCCCTCTTCGGGGGCTCGCTCCTGATGAGCGACCAGGTGACCACGATGAAGGGCTACTGGTACGACAAGGTCAACGTCTCGATCTTCCTCTGCAACAAGAGCGACGCCGAGTCCGACCCCAACTGCGCCAAGGGCGCGGTGACCGACGACCAGAAGAAGTCGATCGTCTCCGACCTCGACAAGATGTCGGTCGTCCAGAAGGTCGTCTTCGAGTCCCAGGACGAGGCGTACAAGCACTACAAGGAGCAGTTCGGCGACTCCCCGCTGGCCAGTTCCCTGACGCCGGACCAGATGCAGGAGTCGTACCGCATCAAGCTCAAGGACCCGGAGAAGTACCAGGTCATCGCGACCGCCTTCGACGGCCGTGACGGCGTCCAGTCGGTGCAGGACCAGAAGGGCATCCTGGACAACCTCTTCGGCCTCCTGAACGGCATGAACTGGGCCGCCCGCGCGGTCATGGCCCTGATGCTGGTCGTCGCCCTGATGCTGATCGTCAACACGGTGCGCGTCTCGGCGTTCAGCCGCCGCCGCGAGACGGGCATCATGCGCCTGGTCGGCGCCTCCGGCTTCTACATCCAGGCCCCGTTCATCATGGAGGCCGCGGTCGCCGGTCTCATCGGCGGCACGGTCGCCTGCGGATTCCTGGTCGTCGCCCGGTACTTCATCATCGACCACGGCCTCGACCTCTCCCACAAGCTGAATCTGATCAACTTCATCGGCTGGGACGCCGTGTTGACGAAGCTTCCGCTGATCCTCGCGACGAGTCTCCTGATGCCAGCGCTGGCAGCGTTTTTCGCGCTGCGCAAGTACCTCAAGGTGTGA
- the ftsE gene encoding cell division ATP-binding protein FtsE: MIRFDNVSKVYPKQTRPALRDVSLEVEKGEFVFLVGSSGSGKSTFLRLVLREERCSQGQVHVLGKDLARISNWKVPQMRRQLGTVFQDFRLLPNKTVAENVAFAQEVIGKSKGEIRKSVPQVLDLVGLGGKEDRMPGELSGGEQQRVAIARAFVNRPKLLIADEPTGNLDPQTSVGIMKLLDRINRTGTTVVMATHDQNIVDQMRKRVIELEKGRLVRDQARGVYGYQH; this comes from the coding sequence GTGATCCGATTCGACAATGTCTCCAAGGTCTACCCCAAGCAGACCCGCCCCGCTCTCAGGGACGTCTCCCTGGAAGTGGAGAAGGGCGAGTTCGTGTTCCTCGTGGGGTCCTCCGGCTCCGGAAAGTCCACCTTCCTGAGGCTGGTCCTCCGCGAGGAGCGGTGCAGTCAGGGCCAGGTGCACGTGCTGGGCAAGGACCTCGCCCGCATCTCCAACTGGAAGGTGCCGCAGATGCGCCGCCAGCTGGGGACCGTCTTCCAGGACTTCCGCCTGCTGCCCAACAAGACGGTCGCCGAGAACGTGGCCTTCGCGCAGGAGGTCATCGGCAAGTCCAAGGGCGAGATCCGCAAGTCCGTGCCCCAGGTGCTCGACCTCGTCGGGCTCGGCGGCAAGGAGGACCGGATGCCGGGCGAGCTGTCCGGTGGTGAGCAGCAGCGCGTGGCCATCGCGAGAGCCTTCGTGAACCGCCCCAAGCTCCTCATCGCGGACGAGCCCACCGGCAACCTCGACCCGCAGACCTCCGTCGGCATCATGAAGCTCCTCGACCGGATCAACCGGACGGGCACCACCGTGGTGATGGCGACGCACGACCAGAACATCGTGGACCAGATGCGCAAGCGCGTCATCGAGCTGGAGAAGGGCCGCCTCGTCCGTGACCAGGCACGTGGCGTCTACGGCTACCAGCACTGA
- a CDS encoding serine/threonine-protein kinase, translating to MARKIGSRYTANQILGRGSAGTVWLGEGPEGPVAVKLLREDLASDQELVGRFVQERTALLGLEHPNIVSVRDLVVDGNDLALVMDLVRGTDLRTRLDRERRLSPEAAVAIVADIADGLAAAHAAGVVHRDVKPENVLLDMQGPLGPGGAHPALLTDFGVAKLIDSPRRTRATKIIGTPDYLAPEIVEGLPPRAAVDIYALATVLYELLAGFTPFGGGHPGAVLRRHVTETVVPLPGIPDELWQLMVQCLAKAPASRLRASELAARLREQLPLLAGMPPLDVDEPDTEEEAAEQEEAPAATPARGERVRRGAVPLVPGAKPADSNRDTHTSMRVPAPDELAGGPRGTARAPRPAGAPRPGSARHRAATRRRRLTLAAAGVVLVAVVGVGTWAATSGDSGGDSPDTKNSAPASP from the coding sequence TTGGCACGGAAGATCGGCAGCCGGTACACCGCCAACCAGATCCTGGGGCGGGGCAGTGCCGGCACGGTGTGGCTGGGCGAGGGACCCGAGGGGCCCGTCGCCGTCAAGCTGCTGCGCGAGGACCTCGCGTCCGACCAGGAACTCGTCGGCCGCTTCGTGCAGGAGCGCACGGCCCTGCTCGGCCTGGAGCACCCGAACATCGTGTCCGTACGGGACCTCGTGGTCGACGGCAACGACCTCGCCCTCGTCATGGACCTGGTCCGGGGCACGGATCTGCGCACCCGCCTCGACCGGGAACGCCGGCTCTCCCCGGAGGCGGCGGTCGCGATCGTCGCCGACATCGCGGACGGACTCGCGGCGGCCCACGCGGCCGGCGTCGTCCACCGTGACGTCAAGCCGGAGAACGTCCTCCTCGACATGCAGGGCCCACTCGGCCCCGGCGGCGCGCACCCCGCGCTGCTGACCGACTTCGGGGTCGCCAAGCTCATCGACTCCCCGCGCCGCACCCGCGCCACGAAGATCATCGGCACGCCCGACTACCTCGCCCCCGAGATCGTCGAGGGCCTGCCCCCGCGCGCGGCCGTCGACATCTACGCTCTGGCGACCGTCCTGTACGAACTCCTCGCCGGATTCACCCCGTTCGGCGGCGGCCACCCCGGCGCGGTCCTACGGCGCCACGTCACCGAGACCGTCGTACCGCTGCCCGGGATCCCCGACGAGCTGTGGCAGCTGATGGTCCAGTGCCTGGCCAAGGCCCCGGCCTCCCGCCTGCGCGCCTCCGAACTCGCCGCCCGCCTCCGCGAACAACTCCCCCTGCTGGCCGGCATGCCCCCACTGGACGTCGACGAGCCCGACACCGAGGAGGAGGCGGCGGAGCAGGAGGAGGCCCCGGCGGCCACGCCCGCGCGCGGCGAGCGGGTTCGCCGCGGCGCGGTCCCCCTCGTACCGGGCGCCAAGCCCGCGGACTCCAACCGGGACACCCATACGTCGATGCGGGTCCCGGCACCGGACGAGCTGGCGGGCGGGCCCCGGGGGACGGCACGTGCACCGCGCCCGGCGGGGGCCCCGCGCCCCGGTTCGGCCCGGCACCGGGCGGCCACACGACGCCGGCGGCTGACGCTGGCGGCGGCGGGGGTGGTGCTGGTGGCTGTGGTCGGGGTGGGCACGTGGGCGGCGACGTCGGGGGACTCCGGTGGGGACTCCCCGGACACGAAGAACTCGGCACCGGCTTCGCCGTAG
- a CDS encoding S41 family peptidase, with amino-acid sequence MSGRDLFCQPRRIRRGAALTLVFASVLVAGAAAGSFDEPGRTDRKSAAGTARSAPLARTEEVAKAAAEAKADGKSPMEAAERAVSRSGDRWGAVYSQGEYEEFEEALDGQYTGVGLWARRERDGRIEVTRVQSGSPAATAGVRKGDRLRSVDGENVDGQPVTEVVSLLRGDAQDAAAGTAVTLGLERGTHAWSETVRRARLSTDSVTVRRLAGEVTVIKIAAFTKGVGDLVRTAVRQAPADSAFILDLRGNSGGLVTEAVTTASAFLDGGLVATYDVDGQQRALHADTGGDTTRPLVALVDGGTMSAAEMLTGALQDRGRAVVVGSRTFGKGSVQMPSRLPDGVVAELTVGHYRTPSGHTVDGRGITPDLDVTAQGQAAVERAETVLSGLGDAS; translated from the coding sequence ATGTCAGGTCGTGACCTGTTCTGTCAGCCCCGCCGCATCCGCCGCGGGGCCGCCCTGACATTGGTGTTCGCGAGTGTGCTGGTCGCCGGTGCGGCGGCCGGGTCGTTCGACGAACCCGGCCGGACCGACCGGAAATCGGCGGCCGGTACGGCCCGTTCGGCGCCGCTCGCCCGTACCGAAGAGGTCGCGAAGGCCGCCGCCGAGGCCAAGGCCGACGGCAAGTCGCCCATGGAGGCCGCCGAACGCGCCGTCAGCCGCAGCGGGGACCGGTGGGGTGCCGTGTACTCCCAAGGGGAGTACGAGGAGTTCGAGGAGGCCCTCGACGGCCAGTACACCGGCGTCGGGCTCTGGGCCCGCCGGGAGCGGGACGGCCGCATCGAGGTGACCCGGGTGCAGTCCGGGTCGCCGGCCGCCACCGCGGGCGTACGCAAGGGCGACCGGCTCCGCAGCGTCGACGGCGAGAACGTCGACGGACAGCCCGTCACCGAGGTCGTCTCCTTACTACGGGGCGACGCCCAGGACGCCGCCGCCGGTACCGCCGTCACCCTCGGCCTGGAGCGCGGCACGCACGCGTGGAGCGAGACCGTACGGCGCGCCCGCCTCTCCACCGACTCCGTGACCGTCCGCAGGCTCGCCGGTGAGGTCACCGTCATCAAGATCGCCGCGTTCACCAAGGGCGTCGGCGACCTCGTCCGCACCGCCGTACGACAGGCCCCGGCCGACTCCGCGTTCATCCTCGACCTGCGCGGCAACTCCGGCGGCCTGGTCACCGAGGCCGTCACCACCGCCTCCGCCTTCCTCGACGGCGGCCTCGTCGCCACGTACGACGTCGACGGCCAGCAGCGCGCCCTGCACGCGGACACCGGCGGCGACACCACCAGACCCCTGGTCGCGCTGGTCGATGGCGGCACGATGAGCGCGGCCGAGATGCTCACCGGCGCCCTCCAGGACCGCGGCCGCGCGGTCGTCGTGGGCTCCAGGACCTTCGGCAAGGGCTCGGTCCAGATGCCGAGCAGACTCCCCGACGGCGTCGTCGCCGAACTGACCGTCGGCCACTACCGCACCCCCTCCGGCCACACCGTCGACGGCCGGGGCATCACCCCCGACCTCGACGTCACCGCACAGGGACAGGCCGCCGTGGAGCGCGCCGAGACGGTGCTGAGCGGGCTCGGGGACGCGTCGTAG